The DNA window AAAATATGTGTGTCCGGGATTTGTGGACGCCCACTCTCACGGAGACGGTATTCTTGGAAGTGATTTTGGGGCGCTGTGCAAGGTGAGCCAGGGGATCACCACAGAAGTAGCAGGACAGTGTGGAGAGTCTATGGCGCCGGTGCGTCCTGGACGCGTGGAGGAAGCAAAAGCCGTAATTGCGGGAGACGTGGTTTCCTATCCAAGAGAATTTGAAACCTTTACCGGTTATGGGCCATATTTCCGCTGGATAGAACATATCCCGCTGGCGCAAAACATAAGGCTGCTGGCAGGACACAGTACCCTGCGGGCGGGGGTGATGGGATATCAGAACCGGAAAGCAGGGCCAAAAGAGATAGAGGAAATGAAGCGCCTGCTTAGAGACGGCATGGAACAAGGGGTTCTTGGCATGAGCAGCGGTCTGATCTATCCGCCAGGGTGCTACGCCGATACAGAAGAACTGATTGAGTTGTGCAAAGTGGTGGCAGAATATGGAGGAATCTATACCAGCCATATCAGAAATGAGTCCGACAATGTGACAGAGGCGGTCCGGGAAGCTCTTGAGATTGGACGAAAGGCAGGGGTCCCGGTCTTCCTTTCTCATCATAAGGTCTGCGGAGTACAAAACTGGGGAAAGAGCAGGGAGACATTGAGACTGCTGGAAGAGGCCAGAGCAGCGGGACAGCAGGTGACGCTGGATCAGTATCCTTATTTGGCTTCCATGACCAATATGAGCGCGGTGATCCCTCCGGATTATTTTGAAGAAGGCGCGGCGGCCCTGGCAGAAAGGCTGAGAGATAAAGCAGACAAGTCAGATCTTCGCCAACGGATCGGATGGGAGATTGAGAACCGCCAGGATTTTGAGAATCAGTACAGGAATTGCGGCGGATGGGATCAGATCATGATCTCATCGCTTCCAATGACAGCGGAGTATGAAGGAATGACGGTAAAGGAAGCGGCGGCAGTCATGGGAAAGACCGGGACGGAGACTTATCTGGAATTATTCGCGAAGAATGGCGGCGCCGGGAATTTTATTTATTTTTCTATGTGCGAGGAAGATCTTTGCCGTATTTTTTCGAATCCGAATGTGTGCGTGGGTACAGACGGGCTTTGCAGGGGGATGGAGGAAAAAGGACATCCCAGAGCCTGGAGTTCCTTTCCCCGTGCGATTGCCTATTTCCAAAAAGAGAAGCAGCTGCTGACCCTGGAAGAAATGATCCACAGACTGACTCTGCTTCCGGCAGAACGGATCTTTCTGGAACAGCGGGGAGCGGTGAAAGACGGCTGGGCGGCAGATCTTTTGATTTTGGACTATGAAAAACTGGAAGACCGGGCGGACTATGTTCATTCCAACGTGCCGGCCGGCGGGATTGACTGTGTGATCGTAAACGGGCAGACGGTATACCGGGAAGGAAAGCTGACAGGACAGATGCCGGGAAGACTGCTTCGGAGAACGGGAAAGGCGGGAAAATGTTAGACCGAATGAATCGAATGAATACCTTTATTGAAAAGCATATGGCCTTTGTGACTCCCCTATGTCTGCTCTTTGGCGTTTTGTTTCCGGAGATCGCTGGCAGAGGGGTGCCTTTTGTTCCTGTCATGTTTGCGATCATGACATTTATCGGCGCATTGAAGTCCAGTTTCCAGGATATTGGAGAAGTGTTCAAAAGACCGCTGCCCCTTCTGGTATCGATCCTGATCCTGCATGTGGTGATGCCGGCGGCAGCCTTTGGCCTGGGGCACTTGTTGTTCCCGGATAATGCGAATCTGATCACGGGAATGGTGCTGGAGTTTGCGGTGCCGACTGCTGTGGTAGGGGTCATGTGGGTGTCGATCTACCGGGGGAACAACTCTATGGCCTTGTCATTAGTGATCATTGATACTGTGTTGGCGCCTTTTGTGATCCCGGCTACGCTCCATCTGTTGATCGGCGCCCGTGTGGAGATGGATACCGCAGGAATGATGCGGGAGCTGGTATTTATGATCGCCCTTCCGGCAGTGGCCGCAATGTGCCTGAACCAGGCAAGCCATGGGCAAGTAAAGAAGACGTGGCCTTCCAGGCTTGCGTTTTTCTCCAAGCTGTGTATTATCTTCGTAGTCAGCTCGAATTCCTCAAAGGTAGCGCCTTATGTCAGACATCTGAATCTGGAACGTGCGGCTGTGGCGCTTTGTATCCTCTGTCTTGCCTCCAGCGGCTATATTCTAGGCTGGTCCGCGGCCCGGCTGCTGGGACTTGGCAGGGAAAACGCGGTAGCCGTGATGTATGGATCAGGTATGCGCAATATCAGCGCGGGAGCGGTGATCGCGGCGGCTTATTTTCCGGGAGAAGTTATGTTCCCGGTTATGATCGGCACCTTATTTCAGCAGGTGCTGGCCGCGGCATTCGGGTCATGGATTTCCCGGAAGGAAGGGGAAAAGGAGCAGCATTTAAGGGAAAGGCGGCAGGAAGGATGAAGATCATTATTTCACCAGCGAAAAAGATGAAGACAGATACCGATACAATAGAGTACCAGACAACACCGGTGTTCCTGGAAGAAACAAAAGAGCTGCTGGAGTGGCTTCGGAAGCTGTCTTTTGAGGAAGCAAAGAAGCTGTGGAACTGTAACGAGAAGATCGCATCCCAGAATTATGAAAGAATTCAGAAGATGGATCTGGAAGCCCAGCTTACGCCGGCTATCCTCTCTTATGAAGGGATCCAGTACCAGTATATGGCTCCCGCGGTATTTGAGGAAAAGGCCATGGAATATATCCAGGAGCATCTTAGGATCTTATCTGGTTTCTATGGTGTGGTAAGACCTCTCGATGGGATAAGGCCTTATCGTCTGGAAATGCAGGCTAAGGCAAAAGTAAACGGGACAAAGGATCTCTATGGATTTTGGAAGGATAAGATCTATCGGCAGGTGGCAGGAAAGGGTGAGACCATCCTGAATCTGGCGTCAAAAGAATATTCCAAATGCGTGGAAGATTATCTGGGGCCAGAGGACCGGTGCCTGACCTGTGTGTTTGGAGAATGGTCCGACGGAAAGGTCCGGCAGAAAGGAATCCTGGCGAAAATGGCCAGAGGAGAGATGGTCCGGTACATGGCGGAGGAAAGCATTGAAGATGTGCGGATGATCCAGGGATTTGACCGTCTGGGATACCGTTTCCGTCCATCCTTATCCTCAGAAGATACCTATGTATTCCTGAAGGAGGAAAGTCAGAATGACAGAAGCAAATAAGATCAAGTGTATTGCTTTGGACCTGGACGGGACCACTTTGAACAGCCGGGGACAATTGAGCGCAAGGACGAAACAGGCGATCGAACGGGCGCTGGAAAAACAGGCCCATGTGATCGTTGCCAGCGGAAGGCCGCTTGAGTCTCTGCCGGAGGAAGTCACGGAGCTTCCGGGAATCCGGTACGCGGTCACTTCCAATGGAGCCTTGGTCTGGGATCTGCAGTCAAAAGAAATACTGAGGGAATATAAATTGACACCGGAGTCGGTGGAAGCTATCCTGGAGCTGACGGCTGCTATGGACGTGGCCTACGAAACTTTTATCCGGGGGAAGGCTTACGCTCAGGCTTCGTATGTGGAAGATCCGGTCCGGTATGGAGCGGCGCCGGGAGCGGTGCCCTATATCCAGCGTACCAGAGAACCGGTGGAAGATATGGGAAGCTTCATCCGGCAGCATAAAGAAGAACTGGACAGCATTGATATCGTGATCCGGGATGGAAAAGAAGAACTTTGGAAAACAATAGAAACTCAGGTGAGAGAAGTATATGTAACATCGTCTGTACCGCAGCTTTTGGAGATTGCCTACAAGGAGGCGGGGAAGGCTCCGGCAGTGGGGTTCCTCCTGGAACATCTGGGGCTTAAACAGGAAGAATTGGCAGCTTTTGGAGATGGAGACAATGATAAAGAGCTGCTCCGTCTGGCGGGCACCGGCGTGGCGGTAGGAAATGCTGTTTTAGGCTGTAAGGCGATGGCAGATCGGATCGCGGGATCCAACGATGAAGATGGGGTTGCTGTGGAACTGGAACGGATGTTCAAAGATGGAAGGATTGAAAGCGGGACAGAAAGGTAGAGAAAGAAATGAGTGTAACAGTTGCGGATCTTTTGGAACTGCCTTCCATGAGGGGCGCCAGGGTCTTAGGCGGACATAAAGGACTTGGCAGGATCGTATCTTCGATCTCCATTCTGGAATCCGTTAATCCGGCGTATCTGACCGATGGCATGTTTCCGGATGGAGAGTTTTTTGGAAGTGAGATTGTGATCACGGGATTTTTGAACATCCTGGACGATGTAGAACTTCAATGCGCAAATATACGCCGGCTTGCGGAAGGCGGAGAAGTGGGATTGATCCTGTTCTATGTGGGCGTCTATATGAAAAGCGTTGACCAGAGACTGATCGATCTGGCAGACGAATATGATTTTGTGCTGATCACAATGCCGGAAGGAGAGAAACTGCTCCGTTACAGCGAAGTGATCATGGATGTGACGGAATGTATCTATCGGGACCGTATGCGCAGAGAATCTATTGTTTCGGATATTCTTGGCCGTATTTCCGACTTGCCTGCCCATCAAAGGTCTATCAATACCGTGCTGAAAATGTTAAGTGACCGACTTTCCGCAACCGTGCTTTTAAAAGATGCTTCCGGGCAGATCCTGAATCTGATCGCCTGGCCAAGGAACCGGGAGGAACAGGTCAAACAGAAGCTGGGGCAGACACATGGAGAAATAAAACTGCCGGAGGGAGAAACGGCTTATTTCAGAGACATCCGCACAGAAACGGGAAGAAATATGGAACTGGCCATTATCAAAGAAGGAGGGCCTCTGCATGAAGAACTCCTTTATCAGGCGGCAGATATTGTGCGGATCAGTTTGAATATCTGGAACCGGGGACATGGGGAGATCGCGGTGCGTGAACTGGTGCGGGCGATCCTCCAGGATGAGCCGATCAAAATGCGTCGGCTGGCGGATATTTTCCATATCGATGTTTCTTCGATCCATGAGATGTGGGTCCTGCACGGCGGCTTTTCTGGGAAACAGCATCAATTTGAAGAGATCTTAGGCTCTTATCCAGGGCTGACCGTCTGCGACCAATATGAAGATTGTTTTCTATTTTTCCTAAGCACGCCGGATTCGCCCAAACAGGCAGAGATGTTCCTGGGGGAACTTCTGGAAGCGGTGCGGGAAGATGAGGCGACGATCGTGCGCTACAGCCATCTTCAGGATACGGGGAACGTAAGGGAAGCATTTCTTGCCCACCAGAAATACCTGGAGGACGCAAGAAAAATATTTCCGGAAAAAAGGATCTTCTGTCACGGAGAGATGGAGTTTGCCAGAGAATGCCGTTGTCTTATTGAACAAGGGGAGGATTCCTTGAAAAAATGTACGGACATTCTTGCCCCTTTTCGGGAAAAGCAGGAGGGCGCAGACCTGGAAGCTACTTTGCGGGTCTATTTCCTGGATGGAGACATGAGCGTATCTAAGACGGCTGAACTCCTTTATATTCATAAGAATACGGTGAAATACAGGTTAAGGAGGATCAGCGGCCTTTTGGGATGCCGCCTGGACCAAATGCCGGAATGTATGTATCTCTATCAGGCGGCCGCAGTCAGCAGGCTGGTCTGTTAAGAAGTTTGATATTAGAAAATGCAGGGTTAAACATCTTTGGCTTTGTCCAAAAGGACAAAAACCAAAGGTGTTTTTTTGCGCTGTCCGACAGTTCATAGGAGGGAGAGAAAGAGATATACTTTTTGTCAAAAGCAAAAAGAGAAAGGAGCGCAAAACAGTGAGGAAGATTGGATTACAGGAAATAGAGGATATCGCTCTGGGAGCGGCCCTCCTGGGCGCTGGCGGCGGCGGGGATCCTTATATCGGGAAATTGGTAGCGATCGGCGCGGTAAAAGAGTGCGGGCCGGTAGACTTGCTTGACCCGGAAGAAGTCCCGGATGATGCCCTGGTGATTCCTATCGCGATGATGGGCGCGCCTACAGTACTGGGGGAAAAAGGTATTGGAGGACGGGAGTATAAGACATTGTATGAAATGGTCAGCCGGTTTTATGGAAAAGAAATCTATGCGTTTATGCCGATCGAAGCAGGCGGAGTCAACAGTATGCTTCCGATCGCGGCCAGCGCGAGGCTGGGCCTGCCTATGGTGGACGCGGATGGAATGGGAAGAGCTTTTCCAGAACTGCAGATGGTGACATTTACCATAGGAGGGATCAGCGCTTCGCCCATGGCTTTAACGGATGAAAAAGGGAATTCTGTGATCTTTCAGACGGTGACCAATCATTGGACAGAGGAGCTGGCAAGGGCAGTGACTATGAGCTGCGGCGGAGCAGTATCGGTGTCTATGTACCCGCTGACGGGCGCTCAGCTAAAAGCATATGGGGTAAAACACATCGTGACCAGAAGCCAGAGACTGGGGGAGGCGATCCGAAAGGT is part of the Lachnospiraceae bacterium KGMB03038 genome and encodes:
- a CDS encoding HAD family phosphatase, encoding MTEANKIKCIALDLDGTTLNSRGQLSARTKQAIERALEKQAHVIVASGRPLESLPEEVTELPGIRYAVTSNGALVWDLQSKEILREYKLTPESVEAILELTAAMDVAYETFIRGKAYAQASYVEDPVRYGAAPGAVPYIQRTREPVEDMGSFIRQHKEELDSIDIVIRDGKEELWKTIETQVREVYVTSSVPQLLEIAYKEAGKAPAVGFLLEHLGLKQEELAAFGDGDNDKELLRLAGTGVAVGNAVLGCKAMADRIAGSNDEDGVAVELERMFKDGRIESGTER
- a CDS encoding DUF917 domain-containing protein; this translates as MRKIGLQEIEDIALGAALLGAGGGGDPYIGKLVAIGAVKECGPVDLLDPEEVPDDALVIPIAMMGAPTVLGEKGIGGREYKTLYEMVSRFYGKEIYAFMPIEAGGVNSMLPIAASARLGLPMVDADGMGRAFPELQMVTFTIGGISASPMALTDEKGNSVIFQTVTNHWTEELARAVTMSCGGAVSVSMYPLTGAQLKAYGVKHIVTRSQRLGEAIRKVKDCADKTPEEYFLEFSEGFRLFKGKIADVRRETRGAFNFGKVVLEGIGEDKGRTAEVEFQNENLTAAVDGNILATVPDLISLVDTETFVPVTTDGLKYGKRVLAVGLKCFDLWRSEKGLELVGPRYFGCDTDYIPVEERWKGGRDRV
- the yaaA gene encoding peroxide stress protein YaaA, yielding MKIIISPAKKMKTDTDTIEYQTTPVFLEETKELLEWLRKLSFEEAKKLWNCNEKIASQNYERIQKMDLEAQLTPAILSYEGIQYQYMAPAVFEEKAMEYIQEHLRILSGFYGVVRPLDGIRPYRLEMQAKAKVNGTKDLYGFWKDKIYRQVAGKGETILNLASKEYSKCVEDYLGPEDRCLTCVFGEWSDGKVRQKGILAKMARGEMVRYMAEESIEDVRMIQGFDRLGYRFRPSLSSEDTYVFLKEESQNDRSK
- a CDS encoding PucR family transcriptional regulator translates to MSVTVADLLELPSMRGARVLGGHKGLGRIVSSISILESVNPAYLTDGMFPDGEFFGSEIVITGFLNILDDVELQCANIRRLAEGGEVGLILFYVGVYMKSVDQRLIDLADEYDFVLITMPEGEKLLRYSEVIMDVTECIYRDRMRRESIVSDILGRISDLPAHQRSINTVLKMLSDRLSATVLLKDASGQILNLIAWPRNREEQVKQKLGQTHGEIKLPEGETAYFRDIRTETGRNMELAIIKEGGPLHEELLYQAADIVRISLNIWNRGHGEIAVRELVRAILQDEPIKMRRLADIFHIDVSSIHEMWVLHGGFSGKQHQFEEILGSYPGLTVCDQYEDCFLFFLSTPDSPKQAEMFLGELLEAVREDEATIVRYSHLQDTGNVREAFLAHQKYLEDARKIFPEKRIFCHGEMEFARECRCLIEQGEDSLKKCTDILAPFREKQEGADLEATLRVYFLDGDMSVSKTAELLYIHKNTVKYRLRRISGLLGCRLDQMPECMYLYQAAAVSRLVC
- a CDS encoding bile acid:sodium symporter family protein — its product is MLDRMNRMNTFIEKHMAFVTPLCLLFGVLFPEIAGRGVPFVPVMFAIMTFIGALKSSFQDIGEVFKRPLPLLVSILILHVVMPAAAFGLGHLLFPDNANLITGMVLEFAVPTAVVGVMWVSIYRGNNSMALSLVIIDTVLAPFVIPATLHLLIGARVEMDTAGMMRELVFMIALPAVAAMCLNQASHGQVKKTWPSRLAFFSKLCIIFVVSSNSSKVAPYVRHLNLERAAVALCILCLASSGYILGWSAARLLGLGRENAVAVMYGSGMRNISAGAVIAAAYFPGEVMFPVMIGTLFQQVLAAAFGSWISRKEGEKEQHLRERRQEG
- a CDS encoding D-aminoacylase; protein product: MLDLKIVNGTIIDGTGDPAYEGDIGVKEGRIVLPAEGEARQVIDASGKYVCPGFVDAHSHGDGILGSDFGALCKVSQGITTEVAGQCGESMAPVRPGRVEEAKAVIAGDVVSYPREFETFTGYGPYFRWIEHIPLAQNIRLLAGHSTLRAGVMGYQNRKAGPKEIEEMKRLLRDGMEQGVLGMSSGLIYPPGCYADTEELIELCKVVAEYGGIYTSHIRNESDNVTEAVREALEIGRKAGVPVFLSHHKVCGVQNWGKSRETLRLLEEARAAGQQVTLDQYPYLASMTNMSAVIPPDYFEEGAAALAERLRDKADKSDLRQRIGWEIENRQDFENQYRNCGGWDQIMISSLPMTAEYEGMTVKEAAAVMGKTGTETYLELFAKNGGAGNFIYFSMCEEDLCRIFSNPNVCVGTDGLCRGMEEKGHPRAWSSFPRAIAYFQKEKQLLTLEEMIHRLTLLPAERIFLEQRGAVKDGWAADLLILDYEKLEDRADYVHSNVPAGGIDCVIVNGQTVYREGKLTGQMPGRLLRRTGKAGKC